Proteins co-encoded in one Podarcis muralis chromosome 12, rPodMur119.hap1.1, whole genome shotgun sequence genomic window:
- the CMTM6 gene encoding CKLF-like MARVEL transmembrane domain-containing protein 6: MENGAPVYADTTVPAEQPPGKGPRCTGCTADNLGARRLALKASQLVLSFLAFLCEEIVQHCSSCGGLYFFEFVSCSAFLLNIPILVTYCTSLYERTGKEKVATVDFLIVSIVAVFFLLASIVFAATNDNTPPETAAIVFGFLATITFSVDAVLMYLKRRKAKEERKTENPANTLNPTENQPLNN, encoded by the exons ATGGAGAACGGGGCGCCGGTCTACGCCGACACCACCGTCCCCGCCGAGCAGCCGCCGGGGAAGGGCCCCCGCTGCACCGGCTGCACCGCCGACAACTTGGGAGCGCGGCGGCTGGCGCTGAAGGCCTCGCAGCTG GTCCTGTCCTTCCTAGCCTTCTTGTGTGAAGAAATCGTGCAACATTGCAGCAGTTGCGGTGGCCTTTACTTCTTTGAATTTGTCAGCTGCAGTGCCTTCCTCTTGAATATCCCGATCCTGGTTACATATTGCACTTCTTTGTACGAGAGGACAGGGAAGGAGAAAGTAGCAACTGTG gaTTTCTTGATTGTTTCAATAGTGGCGGTCTTTTTCCTGCTAGCTTCAATTGTGTTTGCTGCAACCAACGATAACACACCCCCTGAAACCGCTGCTATT GTATTTGGCTTTCTCGCAACGATAACGTTTTCTGTGGACGCTGTTCTGATGTATCTGAAGAGACGTAAGgcgaaagaagagagaaagacagagaacCCAGCCAATACACTGAATCCAACAGAGAATCAGCCACTGAATAACTAG